Part of the Flavobacterium alkalisoli genome is shown below.
GATATTTCATAAATAACACCTTCTTTAGGCTGCAGCTGTTGCTGAAGGAACTCCGGCAGGCGTACTTTACCTATAAAACAAAGCCCCTGAGAGTCTTTCTTCTCTGCGGTAACTAAATCCATTTTAGCAGCTATTTCACGCACCTGAGGCTTGGTTAACTCCCCAATAGGGAATAATGCCTTACTTAACTGCTCCTGTGAAAGCTGACATAAAAAGTAAGATTGGTCCTTATTACCGTCTACACCTGCTAAAAGCTGATAAACTTCCTTACCATCCTTTTCTATAGTGCCTTTACGGCAATAGTGTCCTGTTGCCACATAGTCTGCTCCCAGGCTAAGGGCAATCTTCATAAACACGTCAAACTTAATTTCGCGGTTACAAAGCACGTCAGGGTTTGGAGTCCTACCCTGCTCATATTCGTTAAACATATAGTCTACTATACGCTCTCTGTATTGTTCACTAAGGTCTACCGTTTGAAAAGGTATACCTAATTTTTCGGCTACAAGCAAAGCGTCATTGCTGTCTTCCAGCCACGGACATTCGTTTGAGATGGTAACCGAGTCATCATGCCAGTTTTTCATAAACAGGCCTATAACCTCATACCCCTGCTCCTGCAACAGGTATGCCGCAACGCTCGAATCTACACCACCCGAAAGCCCAACTACTACTCGTTTCATTTTTAATTCCTTTCCTGAAAAAATTTATGCAAAAGTACTACAAATTTCTGTTAGTCCCTTGTTACCTCTTTAGGCATTATCATAAATTCCTTTTTTACCAGTTTCTTATTGTCATAATACTCCCAGTATCCGTATTTATATCCTTTTACAAATTCTCCTTTAGAAGATACATTACCAAACTTATCATAAAAAACAGCCTGCCCGTTAAGCTTACCGTTTTTATAGTTAGAATCTTCCAGTACAGTACCCTTTTCATTGTACTTTTTGTAAATACCATCCTGCACACCCTCTTTATAACCTTTTTCTTCAGCAATGGCACCATTAGCAAAAAATATCTTTGTTAAGCCATTAAGCTTTCCTTTAGAATAGTTTTCAAGAGACATTATGGTTTTCCCGTCAGGGTGGTATACTTTCCATTCGCCTTCACGAACTTTATTTACCTCTTTACCTTCGCTAACCTTATTACCCTTCTGGTCTATAAAAGTGGTATAGCTAACACCATTACCTGCAGAAAAATCGCGGGTAGCAATTAGCGATCCTTTTTGGGTATCATCATAAAACTTAAAAGTACCTTTTTCTACGCCATGATCAAAAGTACCTTCATAACGAAGCCTCTCGGTGGTTTCATAAGTACCTTTCCAAACACCGTGGCGCTTACCTTTAGCATCAAACTTATTGATGTCGGTTTTACTTTGGGCATTAAGCCCTATAGTAATAAAAAATGCAATAAGTACTGCAAAGTATCTCATAATACAAATCTGTTTTTTATCTAAACTTAAAATATACTGTTTTTATTACGTGCAAACAGCAAGCCAATTTATTAAAAAAAGCACTCCGAAGAGTGCTTTACCATTTATCTTTTATTTTGCTTTTGCTGCTCCTGCGCCTGTTCCATCATTTCCTGCATCTTCTGCTGGAAACGGCTTTGCTTTTTAGGCTTGGTTTTGTTTTCCTGGATTTGAGCATGTAACTTATCTTCTTTTACAATGTAATTTTTAATTACAAACATAATACCTATGGTAATAGTGTTAGAAATGAAGTAGTATAAACTCAGTCCTGATGCATACATATTAAAGAATATAAGCATCATTATTGGGGAAATGTAAATCATTACCTTCATGATCTTGCTCATATCCGGCATACCTTCCTGTGGTGGTGCCGACATACTCTGGTCACCTGTAGTCATTTTCATATAGAAGAAAATAGCTATTGATGCAAGTATTGGGAACAAGCTCACATGATCTCCGTATAAAGGAATACGGAAAGGTAAGTGATAAATTGAGTCATATGATGATAAGTCATCTGCCCAAAGGAAACTCTTTTGTCTTAAGTCAAAGAACGACGGGAAGAACTGGAATAATGCATAGAATACAGGTATTTGCATTAATGCCGGTAAACATCCTGCCATTGGGTTTACGCCCGCTTTATTGTACAGCTTCATTGTCTCCTGCTGCTTTTTCATCGGGTCTTTTTTGTACTTCTCGTTTACTTCCTGTATTTCAGGACGTATAACTTTCATCTTAGCCTGAGAAAGGTACGATTTATAAGTTACCGGAGACATTACAATCCTTACAAGGATAGTAAACACTATAATTCCTATACCGTAAGGTAAGAACGAACTTAAAAAGGTGAATACAGGGATAAAGATGTAACGGTTAATCCAGCCAAAAATACCCCATCCTAAAGGAATTACCTCATCAAGGTTTCTGTCGAAATTATTAAGAATCTTATAATCCGCAGGACCATAATACCAATCCATGTTGTAACTAATCTCACCACCTTCAAACTCCAGAGGCATTTTAGCTGTAAACTGTTTAGTAAATATAGTATCCTTAGTTTCTTCCTTAACCAGGTTTTCAGAACTCATATCAGCAGTTTTGAATGCCTTATCCGTTAAAAGGATAGAAGTAAATAAGTGCTGTTTGAATGCTATATAGGTTACATCTTCTGCTTTTTCACTGTCACTGCTACCATCACCAAAGTCGTCATCCTTACCATCCTCATATTCATAAACAACTTTAGTATATCTGTTTTCATAAGAGATACTCTTCTCATTACGATAGGTCTTCATACTCCACTCTAAGTCCAGTGGCTTAGAAGTATCAAGCACCTGAGATAAGCCCTGTGTACGGATAGAGAAATCAACCATATAATCGTTAGGTTTCATCTCATAACGATACTCAAGGTAAGCATCTGCTCCAGCCTTAAGGCGCATTGTTAACACCTGGTTTTCTCCGCTCTTACTTAAAACAGGCTCAAAGTACATATCCCTTGTGTTAAGGATACGGTTATCTTTAGTTTTAAATTGAAGATTAAAGTCGGCATTATTGTCTTTTATAAGCTCTACCAGCTGCCCTGAATCCTTATGGAACTTTTCATATCCAAGCGGAGTAGCCTCTGCAATATAACCACCCTTGTTAGCTATCTTAAGTGAAAGTAAAGCATTTTTAAGTTCGGTTTCACCATCTTTAGCTGTTGGTAAAGAAGCTCCGTAAGCAAAAGCACCTAAAGAACTTTTAAGGTTTACTTCCTTAATAGAATCTGCCGAAGTAGAATCCAGCTCTGTTAAAACTGCAGTCTTTTCGTCTGCAACAACACTCTGTTTTTCTTTTTCAACCTGTTCCTGTGCTTTCTCCTGGTCCAGCTCCTTTTTAGTGTCTTCGGTTTTGTTGTAAATCATCCAACCTAGTACAACTGCAATAAGAGCAAAGCCGATGGCCGATCTGTAATCTATTTTCTTTTCTTCCATTTATTTAAGTTATTACACCTAAGTGTGGTTCCTTTTTAAGGGAATATGTTATCTTATTATTCGCACTTTTTCTTAACTGCA
Proteins encoded:
- the mnmA gene encoding tRNA 2-thiouridine(34) synthase MnmA, with the protein product MKRVVVGLSGGVDSSVAAYLLQEQGYEVIGLFMKNWHDDSVTISNECPWLEDSNDALLVAEKLGIPFQTVDLSEQYRERIVDYMFNEYEQGRTPNPDVLCNREIKFDVFMKIALSLGADYVATGHYCRKGTIEKDGKEVYQLLAGVDGNKDQSYFLCQLSQEQLSKALFPIGELTKPQVREIAAKMDLVTAEKKDSQGLCFIGKVRLPEFLQQQLQPKEGVIYEISAEQETYAQEIPQFANIHEQLAYEAKNVEYTPQMGKEVGKHHGAHYYTIGQRKGLNVGGTKEPLFIIATDVNSNAIYTGQGHNHPGLFRKALFIKGKEVHWVREDLTLKDGETMDVMVRIRYRQPLQKATLYMFEDGMYVAFNEPQSAITEGQFAAWYIDDELIGSGVISK
- a CDS encoding toxin-antitoxin system YwqK family antitoxin, with the protein product MRYFAVLIAFFITIGLNAQSKTDINKFDAKGKRHGVWKGTYETTERLRYEGTFDHGVEKGTFKFYDDTQKGSLIATRDFSAGNGVSYTTFIDQKGNKVSEGKEVNKVREGEWKVYHPDGKTIMSLENYSKGKLNGLTKIFFANGAIAEEKGYKEGVQDGIYKKYNEKGTVLEDSNYKNGKLNGQAVFYDKFGNVSSKGEFVKGYKYGYWEYYDNKKLVKKEFMIMPKEVTRD
- the yidC gene encoding membrane protein insertase YidC, with amino-acid sequence MEEKKIDYRSAIGFALIAVVLGWMIYNKTEDTKKELDQEKAQEQVEKEKQSVVADEKTAVLTELDSTSADSIKEVNLKSSLGAFAYGASLPTAKDGETELKNALLSLKIANKGGYIAEATPLGYEKFHKDSGQLVELIKDNNADFNLQFKTKDNRILNTRDMYFEPVLSKSGENQVLTMRLKAGADAYLEYRYEMKPNDYMVDFSIRTQGLSQVLDTSKPLDLEWSMKTYRNEKSISYENRYTKVVYEYEDGKDDDFGDGSSDSEKAEDVTYIAFKQHLFTSILLTDKAFKTADMSSENLVKEETKDTIFTKQFTAKMPLEFEGGEISYNMDWYYGPADYKILNNFDRNLDEVIPLGWGIFGWINRYIFIPVFTFLSSFLPYGIGIIVFTILVRIVMSPVTYKSYLSQAKMKVIRPEIQEVNEKYKKDPMKKQQETMKLYNKAGVNPMAGCLPALMQIPVFYALFQFFPSFFDLRQKSFLWADDLSSYDSIYHLPFRIPLYGDHVSLFPILASIAIFFYMKMTTGDQSMSAPPQEGMPDMSKIMKVMIYISPIMMLIFFNMYASGLSLYYFISNTITIGIMFVIKNYIVKEDKLHAQIQENKTKPKKQSRFQQKMQEMMEQAQEQQKQNKR